A single region of the Musa acuminata AAA Group cultivar baxijiao chromosome BXJ1-11, Cavendish_Baxijiao_AAA, whole genome shotgun sequence genome encodes:
- the LOC103972663 gene encoding protein LURP-one-related 10-like, giving the protein MGSLISKVAAPSCAIVDPRFCASYPIELTFFIDAAWLNCDHLAVTDINGNVVFKVEAHKWSLRNRQVVVDASGKPVISMQQKLSSIHDRWLVFKGNSSDPKHLLFSVKRSSAFQFKTELDVFLAANKEEEVCDFKIKGSFRNRSCTVYKGDYSMVIAQMSKEYKLVNGLVSKDAFGVAVIPNTDYSFITALTIIRHKFFKEDTRISDVISHVISHVISNEISTALISAISALLGGS; this is encoded by the exons atgggttcactaatttctaAGGTTGCTGCCCCGTCCTGCGCCATCGTCGACCCGCGGTTCTGCGCGTCGTACCCGATCGAACTCACGTTCTTCATCGACGCCGCCTGGTTGAACTGTGACCACCTCGCGGTGACCGACATCAACGGCAACGTCGTCTTCAAGGTCGAAGCCCATAAGTGGAGCCTCAGAAACAGGCAGGTGGTCGTCGACGCCTCCGGCAAGCCTGTGATTTCGATGCAGCAGAAG CTGAGCAGCATCCATGACCGGTGGCTAGTCTTCAAGGGAAATAGCTCAGATCCTAAGCATCTGCTGTTTAGCGTCAAGAGGAGTTCTGCTTTCCAATTCAAGACCGAGTTGGACGTGTTCTTAGCTGCCAACAAGGAGGAGGAGGTGTGTGACTTCAAGATCAAGGGAAGCTTCCGCAACAGATCATGCACTGTGTACAAGGGCGACTATTCCATGGTGATCGCGCAG ATGAGCAAAGAATACAAATTGGTGAATGGATTGGTATCCAAGGATGCTTTCGGGGTGGCCGTCATCCCAAACACCGACTACTCCTTCATTACTGCTCTGACCATCATTCGACATAAGTTCTTTAAAGAAGACACTAGAATCTCTGATGTAATCTCTCATGTAATCTCTCATGTAATCTCAAATGAAATCTCAACTGCACTCATATCTGCAATCTCAGCTTTACTAGGTGGATCCTAA